The Drosophila sulfurigaster albostrigata strain 15112-1811.04 chromosome 3, ASM2355843v2, whole genome shotgun sequence genomic sequence AAGACGCCACCTTCATAATTTTGGAAGAAGGAGGCATCGACACATACCGAGATGGGTCCTTTATTGGCGACGGCGTCTGCCAATGCGTCTTCATTTCCACTTTCAATTTGTGAAACTCCCGAGATTTGTGCTCCGACGTCGTCCTCATCATAACTGCAATCGTCATCTGTTTCTTCATACGGATAAGAACTTTCTGTATCTATTCCACCATTGTCCTTAACATAATTCAATGCTTCAATCGGCGAACCGCCATCACAACCGTCGTTGTCGTAGGGATCGTCACTTGAGCAGTCCATCAGATTTTGCTCAGACAGAGATACACTCTTTCCTTTGTGTATGAAGTACTGACTTTCCAGAGAACCTACGGCAGAGAAAGCCCAACAGGAGCCGCATTGGCCTTGATCTTTAACAGGGTTAACAGCACCCTTAACACGCCAATCAACTTCACTTGGAAGGTTCTTCTTGGCAGAAGGATTGTAAATATAGTCGATACCTTCCAGTGAATGATTTGTATTAAGGCTTGGGAGCATAAGCCTTTTAAATTCCTCTGGAGTCAAGTCAGTGAATTTATTTACACCCATCTTGTAagtcttttttttggctacaTAGAACTTGTTATGCCTATCGATCAATTTCTTGTTGTCCTTAAAGATCTTCAGACGCAGCTGTTCCTCGTATTCGCTATCGTAGCTTTTCTTATGCTCCACTTTAAAGAGTTCAAATTCTGCGTTAAGTAAATTGTCGTAAGTGATTCTTGCCTGGATAAATCCCACGAGtgcgaaaagcaaaatgcaaattaccGCCTTCATATTgaagtttttatacccgctacccatagggtagaagggtattataactttgtgccggcaggaaatgtatgtaacaggttgaaggaggcatctccgaccctataaagtatatatattcttgatcagcgtcaacagccgagacgatatagccatgtccgtctgtccgtctgtccgtctgtgtgtctgtccgtctgtccgtccgtccgtatgaacacctagatctcagagactataagagatagagctataattttttttcgacagcatttgttatgtttgcacgcagatcaagtttgtttcaaatttttaccacgcccacttccgcccccgcaaatcaaaaaaatcgaataacaagcgtaattttaaagctagagttgcgaattttggtataaagtataattactacagtatttatgattcctgaaaatttggttgcgatcagataaaaattgtggaagttgttaaagaaatacttttgtatgggcaaaaacgcctacttactaggggtcttagttgctttggccgacaatctggtacattgtgccgtctatggtatattttgaatggtgtgctgtatcaatataccaaacataccatttggtatatttttagtatttttttagtattttcggtatattttgaaaataataccgcaatattttgcccctattaaaaatgggtagcgggtatctcacagtcgagcacactcgactgtagctttcttacttgttcaaTATAAACTGATCATAGATCTGTATAATGTGAGGCATTATATACCCAGACTGGGATTGATCGTTACGCATGATCTCGAGAAACCgcaaaaaatttcataaagcTAAACAAAGAGGCAAGGATAgataaaataacaaatcaaaatgtaCTTCTTGATTTAAGTGATTTAAGTCATATTGAATTAATGCAGGTGCAAGTTTGTAATCACCCGAGATAGCACAATGTTCCTCGCGGTATCGATATGGAGAGAATGACTCAAAAATAATgactcaaaaacaaaacataaagaTACAACATTATCTaatactattttgtttttattataccctctacccccatagggtagaaaggCTCGAGGAAATGGCAGACGCAATATAGTCATGTCCGCctaaatctcagagactacaaaagagagagagataactTACCCAATTCCGCCCACAACTGGATAAGAATCGAATAACCGGCAGAATTTTGAAGCTAGGGTCACGATTGGTacacaaaataatacttacatatgtatatgcttcatgattcctgaaaatttggttgcggtCGAAAATGCCATGGTCTATTTTGAATCTAgtgctatatcaatatacaaaatatagaattttatattgtaattgtagtatttttgcttttatttaaaatgggtaacgggtatctcacatttGAGcgcattgcaaattgcaatccACTTTAGTTCAGTTGAACTTGTGGTGATGAATACCtcttaatatttgtatactcgctacccatggGGTAGAGGGTATAATTACTAACTTTGTGCTTGTATGGAAATTGAGAAGGAGATTTCGTCGTTATAGGACAgttgacatttttaatatatgtcgGAGAGTAAGTAATGCAGATTCGACACATTGTCACTGCGCAGCTGTGCGTGCGTCTCGGCACATTGACGCTGCGTAGTTGTAGGtgcactttggcattttggcaaTGCGTAGTTGCTTGTGCGTTTCGGCACATTGGCACTGCGTAATTAAGAGTGTGCATGTTAGATTGCATCATTCTTTATTTGCGCTTTGTCGGTTGTCCGCATTTTGTCGCTTTGCCAAGTACAGTTATTGCGGGGCGATAGCTGAGGCGTAGACAGTAAGACGATCGAGAGGGCAGTGTGCTATAGAATTCGCCTGTGAAAGCATCGAAACTCGCTTCGCGATAATGAATAAACAGAATTCGGTAGAACAGACTCcgacatatatttattatttattgaaattacttaaattttgtaaGAGAATAAATTATAGTTGATTTACAGATGATTAAGAAAAACGTCTCTTAGACCAACGGATAGAAAAAAGGCAAATTGCTGCCTTCATGCTAAAGTTACACAACTTACACTCATTCTAGATCAGCGGAGTGTCATGCATTATACATCAAGACTGCTGTTCATCCGTTACACATTGCAGTGGGACCCCGCAGCATATTTCGCAATGTCGAACAATGAGCAAAGAATTTCAGAAATAACCAAACCGGAAGGTGATCCAACATTTGAGCaatgttgaattaaataaGGGTGCACAGTAATACACTGTGTCTTGTATAccttataaaattgtattcagTTATCGCCTGACCACAAGTAATATACTTTTGTAGCTTACGAAATATACTACGATATgggtttattttaatgcaaacttAATATTTGAGCAATATTTGTGTACCAAACTGTTATTTGAAATCAGTGAAAAAGCATCTGTGAAAAGTCATTGCTAAAAATTGAGTTAACACTAATTGAAGATTTTTAAACTctactttgatttttttttacgtaACACATAGCATCAGTTGCTAATTTAGCTGGATCTAATTTAGTGAATTTATAATTGCGATTGTGAAATTGCATAACATGCGTTTGACTATTTTTGAAAGTTCTTTACTATACCGTCGGTTGCATGACTATTGGGTTCATGCTCAAACTATACAATTTccgttaatatttaattattttacccttatgaaaatatttctaacGTTAAAGATTGTAAATGggataaacaaatatttatttgcaataaaataatataaattatataaatacaaagatatttattaaattaaaggaTAAATTGCATAACTGGCAATAGCACATTGATTGCTACGATTGCGAGCCATGCGAATGTATCCGATTTCTCCCCAATTCTCGCCCCAAGAGTTCCTCGCCAGCCAATAATCTCCTCCAACTGAATCGGTGCCGTagccatcaacaacaatacaatgaTTTGTAGATTGAGAGCACGATGGTTCATTGAAGACGCCACTTTGGTAGTATTGGAACAAGGAGGCGTCGACGCACACCGAGATGGGTCCCTTCTTGGCGACTGCGGATGCCAATGCGGCTTCATCTCCGCTAGCAATTTGTATAACAGCAGAGATTTTTGATCCaatgttgttcttattgtaaCGGCAAGATTTGTCTTCTCCTTCATATGGGTAAGAGCTTTCAGTATTTATACCACCATTGTCCCTAACATAATTCAATGCTTCAATCGGCCAGCCACCTCCACAGCCTTGGTTGTAATAGGGATAACCTCTTGTGCAGTCCACCAAATTTTGCTCGGACAGGGATACTCTTTGGTTTAAGTTTATAAAGTGATGACTTTCTAGTGAACCGACGGCAGAGAAAGCCCAACAGGAACCACAGGAGCCTTGATTTTTAACTGGATTAACAGCGCCTGAAAGACGCCAATCAACGCTACTCGGGAGACTAGCCTTGGCAGAAGGATTGTAAATATAGTCGATGCCTTCCTGGGCGTCAGCAGGATTGAGGTTTGTGAGCACAAGAGTTTTGAATTCCTCGGGAGTCACATCAGAGAATTTATTCACACCCATCTTGTAAGACTCCTTTCCTGCCTCATATCGTTTGTTGTGCCTGTCGATCAGTTTCTTGTTTTCCACGAATATCTGAAGCCGCTTCAACTCCTCACTAGCATCCTTGTAGGCTTTGTGATGCCTCAATTTGAAGGCGTTAAACTCATCCTTAAGAATGCCTTTTAGACTAGTTGCATGGACAACTGCCACAAGAACTAGAACTAGAATGACTGCTTTCATTGTGATTTAGATTAAAACCCACTGAGGAACTGTGAGAAACTGAATTGAGTTGAGCACCGTTTGCCTTTTATACGTCTCTAATGGGTCCTATTGTTTACAATCTTTTTATAGATAGGCGAAATTACGTATTTATAACTATTTCAATGAGGAGggcttaaataatatttttgtttttaaagatAGTCGACAGAACATTACACTTGAATAATCATAAAagctatattttatttgattacgTAGATTTTTGTACTTATAGTTTGAAATAGCTCAGTCGTAATCGTCTAAGATAACATTACATATACTTagtttgtaaaaataaaatcgcgaaatttattaaaaattaatgcgcaattaattaaatatatagacTGAATGAGGCAAAAATAGAGGAAATCAACTTAAAAGTCTTGAATGGCAAATTATACTgactctataaagtatatattcttgattagtgtcaacagccaagacgataTAGCAGTCTGTccgtcagtctgtctgtccatatgaaACACTGTAttttagagactataagagagagagagaactatCCTTTTTTATATCACTTGTTATGCTTACACGCAGatcaagattgtttcaaaCTTTCACCACGACCACTTCCGTCCCCGCAAATTGACTAAACTTAAATAACAATCGTTATTCTAAAGCTAGAGtcgaattttggtgtatataataataactatagtctttgtgattagtagtatttttgtggtatattatgttattatattttaagaataattatgttttttaaataggTAGCGGATATCTTAACATATAGtaaagcacactcgactgtagttttatgattagtatttaaaattcttataaatGCTAGACTGACTGAAACTATAATTACTGGGGAGAGAAACCAGAGTTGACAGGCGCTTACAAAAATTATCGTTCAACTAATGTAAttagttaataattaataatgttcaatataacttttatataactataaatattctCGCATTTCTAATAACATTTTGTGAGCCCAAACGTATtatgacttttatttattgctttgaGAGTATAACAGAGTtcagaatatttaattacaatattacaATGAAAAGAGCGCTAAAAATTTGAGAAagtgtaatttatttacaaataagtgaatataataaaatattgtgcGTTGAACTAATGGATAAATTGCAGAATTTGCTATACCGCATTTATTGTCACAATCTTTATCCCAATCCTCGTCTCAAGAGTTCCTAGCCAACCAATAATTTCCTCCAACTAAATCGGTGCCATAACCAAACACAATTGCACAAAGGTTTGTTTTTTGGTagcaaattattgaatttatgttCACGCATCTTCTAAGTCTTCTCTCCTGCTATTTAGCGCTTGTTATGCGTGTCGATCAGTTTCTTGTTGTCCTTAAAGATCTGCAGACACAGTTGTTCCACGTCAGCTATGTCTTCACGTCTGAGtggaaatttatattatacacgtgcatatacaatacatacataatgaATATTTGTACTTTACTTTAGCTTTAGTGTTTTAGCAAATAAAAGTTCGACTTCGTAAATATAAAacagttgaaattttttaaccaattcaatatatttattgaaattacttaaattttgtaaaagaataaattatagttGATTTACAGATGATTAAGCACAACGTTCCTTAGACCAACGGATAGCCCCATGGTCCGCAATCTTGCATTGATTATTCTTATTGCGAGCTATGCGAATGTATCCACTTTCACCCCAGGACTCTGACCAGGAGTTCTTCACCAGCCAATAGTCGCCGCCAATGTCATCACGACCATAgccaacgacgacaacgccATGGTTTACATCGTCCTGGCACGAAGCTTCATCGAAGACACCTCCTTGATAGTTCTGAAATTGTGAAGCATCAACGGCCACTGAAATGGGACCCTTCTCTGCAACGGCTGCTGCCAGCGCAGACTCATCTCCACTGGCCACACCGACAGTGCCAGTGACCTTTGCGCCAATGTTCTCAGCATTGAAACGACATTCGCCATCCCTCTCTTCATAGGGATATGAGTCCTCAGTGTCAACACCACCATTGTCCTTGATAAAGTTTAATGCAGTTTCTGGCCAGCCGCCATCACATCCGCCATTCTCCTTGGAGCAATCGATTAGATTCTGTTCGGATAGCGAGATAAGCTGTCGGTTCTTGATAAAGTTTTGGCCCTCTAGTGTGCCAATGGCAGAAAAAGCCCAGCAAGATCCACATCCGCCTTGATCCTTAACTCTTGTAACTGCTCCTTCTCACGCCAATCTATGCTTCCGGGTATTTGAACACTTGTTGATGGAGTGAATATTTGAGTGATACCAATTGTCAAGTCATTGGCATTGATGCTTGACAGTACTGACTCCTGGAATTCCTTAGAGTTCAAGTCTGAGAATTGATTGATGCCCATCTCGTAGGATACTTCCCCAGCAGCATATCGCTTGTTGTGACTATCGATCAGTTTCTTATTTTCTACGAAGTTCTGCAGGCGCTTCAACTCCTCACTAGCATCTTTGTAGGTTTTGTGGTGCTTCAATTTGAAGGCGTTAAACTCAGCCTTTAGAATGTCTTTCAGACTGGTAGCATGGACAACTGCCACGAGGACCAGAATTAGAATGACTGCTTTCATTGTGATTTAGCTTAATACCCACTGAAGAACTATGGGAAACTAATTTAGGTTGAGCATGGCTCGCCTTTTATACTACTTTCATATGTCCAATGATTATTTACAATCTCCATAAAGATAGGCGAAATTACATCTTTATAACCATTTCAAGGGGAAATGTTAAGTAATAAACAGATTAAGGAGGGGTTTTAATAACAGATATTTGAGgtattctaaaatttttatacccgctacccatagggtagaagggtattataactttgtgccggcaggaaatgtatgtaacaggtagaaggaggcattttcgaccctataaagtatacatattcttgatcagcgtcaacagccgagacgatatagccatgtccgtctgtccgtctgtccgtatgaacacctagatctcagagactacgagagatagagctataattttttcgaaagcatttgttatgtttgcacgcagatcaagtttgtttcaaatttttgccacgcccacttccgaccccgcaaatcaaaatttcgaataacaagcgtaattttaaagctagagttccgaattttggtatatacaataataactatagtatttaggATTtctaagaaagctacagtcgagtgtactcgactgtgagatacccgctacccattttgaataaaagcaatatattttgcggtatatttctcaaaatataccaaatatactacaaaaatactataaaaaataccaaatggtatatgtggtatatcgatatagtaccgcattcaaaatataccatagacggcacaatgtaccagattgtcagacaaagtaactaagaccccagtaagtaggcgtttttgcccatacaaaagaatttctttaataacttcgacaatttttatctgatcgcaaccaaatgttcaggaatcataactactatagtaattattgtatataccaaaattcgtaactttagctttaaaattacgcttgtaattcgatttttgatttgcgggggcggaagtgggcgtggcaaaaatttgaaacaaacttgatctgcgtgcaaacataacaaatgctgtcgaaaaaattatagctctatctcttatagtctctgagatccagtgtttcatacggacggacggacagacacacagacacacagacggacagacggacatggctatatcgtctcggctgttgacgctgatcaagaatatatatactttatagggtcggagatgcctccttcaacctgttacatacatttcctgccggcacaaagttataatacccttataccctatgggtagcgggtataaaaatttatttttatttatagctttAAATAGGTCAGTCATAACCGCTTTATTTACCGTCCCATTAGTCTGTTGACAATATTCTCGaaagtatttgaaaaatactaCTTAAGAGGATGTTGCCAATTTTGGACGAACTTGCCATCATTCCAGAATATCAATTCGGATTTAGAAGAGGCCACGGCACCACTGAACAATGTCACAGggttattaatgaaattgtatATGCACTTgagaacaaaaaatactgtACTGCTACGTTTATCGATGTTCAACAAGCGTTTGATCGTGTTTGGCACAATGGATTGCTCTTCAAGATAAAGAATTGGCTACCTGCCCCATACTATCTATTACTGAGATCCTACTTGTCGAAAAGATGCTTCTACGTTCAGCAGAGAAATGATACGTCAACACTATTTCTCATAAACGCAGGCGTTCCTCAAGGGAGTGTACTGGGACCAGTCCTCTACACTCTATACACGGCAGATAtgccagcaacaaacaactgcACCATTGCAACATATGCTGATGATACAGCCATTCTGGCAACAAGCTCTTCTCGAGACGAAGCATCTCAGCTGTTGCAAAGTGAGCTCAGTCTGATTGAAGCCTGGTTTCTTCgctggaaaattaaaataaattccctGAAGTCTGTCCAAATAACATTTGCACTAAGACCAGGAAGATGCCCAAATGTAACACTATACGGCTCAGCAATTCCAGAAGATACCTGTGTGAAGTATCTTGGCATGCACCTCGACCGCAGACTAACATGGAAACCGCACTTAAAAGCGAAATGTCaacaacttaaaataaaaacactgaAAATGTCCTGGTTACTAAGTAGAAAACCAGCGGTTACTTTGGAAAACAAAATTCTCCTCTACAAAGCCATTTTGAAGCCTGTTTGGACATACGCTATTCAGCTCTGGGGAACAACTAGCAATtctaatattgaaatacttcAGCGCTACCAATCAAAAACATTGCGACAAATTGTTAACGCTCCATTTTATGTAACCAATGCAAATATTCACAGAGATTTAAATATTCCAACTATAAAAGAAGAGATTAAGAAATATAGTAAGAAATACACAGACAGACTTcacaatcataaaaataatttagccCTAGCTCTTTTAGACAATAGCTCAACTGTTAGAAGACTTAAAAGATTTCACATCCTTGATCTCCCTGATAGgtaaattttaagtaaacaAGATGTTATATTTAATAGCAGGTTTCACTGGAAATCTGCTATTCCTGTTATGTAAATATTAGTcataaaattttcttattgtCTTAAgacagattgtaaataaaaattgaacgaaaaaaaaaaataaccgcTTTAGATAAcgttctatatacatacatatattcaaaatgatttgattctcgtaaattaaatatttataacaaataaaatagcgaaatatattaaaaattaatgcgCAATTGTGAAATAACAGATAGACCGCTTGAggcaaaacattaaaattaataaacagaTTGAGTTGAATTTGACTTAAATATTCCCACTCCCTCAATTAACTGCCTGAAAGactaaaactaaaatgaatGGCAAAATTAACATACGTTAGAACGAATTGTCGATTAGCTAGTGTAAATTCATTATTGCTTTCAAAGGATTAAATCTCTCTTATTACTCTCGTTTTGAACATATTGAAAGCCGAAGCATTAATGCAAAATTACTATACAGAGCgcagaaaattttaaattatttaatttatttacaaataagtgaatataataatatagtgTTCTTTAAACTAATGGATAAATGGCTGAATTGGCAATACCGCACTGATTGTCACAATTGCGAGCCATGTGAATGTATCCGTCTTCACCCCAATCCTCGCCCCAAGAGTTCCTCACCAACCAATAATCTCCATCAGCTGGATCGGTGCCATAgccaataataactacagcaTGGTCTGTATCTTGAGAGCACGATGGTTCATTTAAGACGCCACCTTCATAATTTTGGAAGAAGGAGGCATCGACACATACCGAGATGGGTCCTTATTGGCGACGGCGTCTGCCAATGCGTCTTCATTTCCACTTTCAATTTGTGACACTCCCGAGATTTGTGCTCCGACGTCGTCCTCATCATAACTGCAATCGTCATCTGTTTCTTCATACGGATAAGAACTTTCTGTATCTATTCCACCATTGTCCTTAACATAATTCAATGCTTCAATCGGCGAACCGCCATCACAACCGTCGTTGTCGTAGGGATCGTCACTTGAGCAGTCCATCAGATTTTGCTCAGACAGAGATACACTCTTTCCTTTGTGTATGAAGTACTGACTTTCCAGAGAGCCTACGGCAGAGAAAGCCCAACAGGAGCCGCATTGGCCTTGATCTTTAACAGGGTTAACAGCACCCTTAACACGCCAATCAACTTTACTTGGAAGGTTCTTCTTGGCAGAAGGATTGTAAATATAGTCGATGCCTTCCAGTGAATGATTTGTATTAAGGCTTAGAAGCATAAGCCTTTTAAATTCCTCTGGAGTCAAGTCAGTGAATTTATTTACACCCATCTTgtaagtctttttttttggctacaTAGAACTTGTTATGCCTATCGATCAATTTCTTGTTGTCCTTAAAGATCTTCAGACGCAGCTGTTCCTCGTATTCGCTATCGTAGCTCTTCTTATGCTCCACTTTAAAGAGTTCAAATTCTGCGTTAAGTAAATTATCGTAAGTAATTCTACCGCCTTCATATTGAAGTTTTTCAATATAAACTGATCATAGATCTGTATAATGTGAGGCATTATATACCCAGACTGGGATTGATCGTTACGCATGATCTCGAGAAACCgcaaaaaatatcataaagCTAAACAAAGAGGAGAGGATAgatgaaataacaaaacaaaaatgtacttcttgattatttatttaagtaatattgaattaaagcAGGTGCAAGTTTGTAATCACCTGAGATAGCACAATGTTCCTCGCGGTATCGATATGGAGAGAATGACTCAAAAACAATCGGCATCTGTGAAGGTAAAGATACAACATTATctaatactattttatttttattatatccccatagggtagaaaggCTCGAGAAAtagcagaaggaggc encodes the following:
- the LOC133845781 gene encoding procathepsin L-like, whose protein sequence is MKAVICILLFALVGFIQARITYDNLLNAEFELFKVEHKKSYDSEYEEQLRLKIFKDNKKLIDRHNKFYVAKKKTYKMGVNKFTDLTPEEFKRLMLPSLNTNHSLEGIDYIYNPSAKKNLPSEVDWRVKGAVNPVKDQGQCGSCWAFSAVGSLESQYFIHKGKSVSLSEQNLMDCSSDDPYDNDGCDGGSPIEALNYVKDNGGIDTESSYPYEETDDDCSYDEDDVGAQISGVSQIESGNEDALADAVANKGPISVCVDASFFQNYEGGVLNEPSCSQDTDHAVVIIGYGTDPADGDYWLVRNSWGEDWGEDGYIRMARNCDNQCGIANSAIYPLV
- the LOC133845626 gene encoding procathepsin L-like encodes the protein MKAVILVLVLVAVVHATSLKGILKDEFNAFKLRHHKAYKDASEELKRLQIFVENKKLIDRHNKRYEAGKESYKMGVNKFSDVTPEEFKTLVLTNLNPADAQEGIDYIYNPSAKASLPSSVDWRLSGAVNPVKNQGSCGSCWAFSAVGSLESHHFINLNQRVSLSEQNLVDCTRGYPYYNQGCGGGWPIEALNYVRDNGGINTESSYPYEGEDKSCRYNKNNIGSKISAVIQIASGDEAALASAVAKKGPISVCVDASLFQYYQSGVFNEPSCSQSTNHCIVVDGYGTDSVGGDYWLARNSWGENWGEIGYIRMARNRSNQCAIASYAIYPLI
- the LOC133845646 gene encoding LOW QUALITY PROTEIN: procathepsin L-like (The sequence of the model RefSeq protein was modified relative to this genomic sequence to represent the inferred CDS: inserted 1 base in 1 codon) — protein: MGVNKFTDLTPEEFKRLMLLSLNTNHSLEGIDYIYNPSAKKNLPSKVDWRVKGAVNPVKDQGQCGSCWAFSAVGSLESQYFIHKGKSVSLSEQNLMDCSSDDPYDNDGCDGGSPIEALNYVKDNGGIDTESSYPYEETDDDCSYDEDDVGAQISGVSQIESGNEDALADAVANXGPISVCVDASFFQNYEGGVLNEPSCSQDTDHAVVIIGYGTDPADGDYWLVRNSWGEDWGEDGYIHMARNCDNQCGIANSAIYPLV